The sequence GAGCGAGGCCGGGGTCCAGCCCGGCGACATCCGCTCCCTGGCCGACCTGGCCCGGCTCCCCTTCACGGTCAAGGACGACTTCCGGCAGACCTATCCCTACGGTCTCCTGGCCGTGCCCATGGAGGAAGTGATCCGCGTGCACGCGTCCTCGGGCACGACGGGAAAGCCGACCGTGGTCGCCTACACGCGGCAGGACGTGGACACCTGGAGCGAGGTGATGGCCCGCACGTTGATGGCGGGCGGCGTGGGCCCCAGCGACGTCGTCCACAACGCCTACGGCTACGGGTTGTTCACGGGCGGGCTCGGCTTCCACTACGGCGCCGAGCGGGTGGGCGCCGCCGTGGTGCCGATGTCGGGCGGCTTCACCGACCGCCAGCTGATGGCGCTCCGCGATCTGGGCGCGACGGTGCTCTGCTGCACGCCCTCGTACGCGCTCCACCTGGCCGAGGCCATCGAGGAGGCGGGCCTCAAGCCCAAGGACCTCAAGCTCCGCGTGGGCTTTTTCGGCGCCGAGCCCTGGACCGAGGCGATGCGGAACGCGCTCGAGACGCGGCTCAACATCATGGCGCTCAACATCTACGGGCTCAGCGAGGTCATCGGCCCCGGTGTGTCCGTCGAGTGCCCCGAGCGGGACGGCATGCACGTCGCCGAGGACCACTTCCTGCCCGAGATCGTCGACCCGGCCACGCTCACGCCGGTGCCCGAGGGAACGGTGGGAGAGCTCGTCTTCACCACGCTCACCAAGGAGGCGCTGCCGGTGCTGCGGTACCGGACGCGCGACCTGACCTCGATGACGACCGAGCCGTGCCGCTGCGGCCGGACGCTCGCCCGCATCGGCCGGATCATGGGCCGCACGGACGACATGCTGATCATCCGCGGCGTCAACGTCTATCCCTCGCAGGTCGAGCACGCGCTGCTCCAGGTCGCCGACGTCGAGCCGCACTACCTCCTTGTGGTCCGCCGCGACAGCGCGCTGGACACGATGGAGGTGCGGGTCGAGGCGCGCGCCGCCGTTGCCGAGGCGGGCGCTGACGCCATGCGAGCGCTGGAGGCCGTCGTGCGCCGGAAGATCTTCGAGACCATCGGCATCACCGCCGCCGTCAGCGTCGTGCCACCCAAGACCATCGAGCGCAGCGCGGGCAAGGCCCAGCGCGTGCTCGACCTGCGCAAGTGAGGAGGAAGCCATGACCCAGCCTGCCGCCACAACCGACCGCGACACCCGGACGCGTGCCCAGGATCCGGCTGAGGCCCTGGTTAACTGCCAGGTCTGTGGCGCCGCGCGCACGCCCCAGGACTCCATCTTCTGCCGAGTCTGCGGCGAGCCCGTCATCGTCTGCGGGTGGGCGCCGTGAGCGCGTCAGGGCTCATCGGGCGCGCCTGGGACGGGACGGTCGCGAGGTTGACGCTCGCGCGGCCGCCGCTCAACATCATGACCATCCCGATGATGGAGGAGCTCAACGACGCTCTCGACGCGGTCGCCGAGCGCCCCGGGCTCAAGTGCGTTCTGCTCGAGGCCCAGGGCAAGGCGTTCTCGGCCGGCGTCGACGTCGAGGACCACATGGGCGACAGGATCAAGCCCATGCTCGAGGCGTTCCACGGCATATTCCGCCGGCTGCACGCGCTCGACTGCGTCACGGTGGCCGCGGTGCAGGGCGCGGCGCTCGGGGGCGGGGCGGAGCTCGCGACCTTCTGCGACCTCGTCGTCGCCTCCGAGAGCGCCACGCTCGGCCAGCCCGAGATCAAGGTCGGCGTCTTCCCGCCCATCGCGGCGCTGCACTATCCGGTGCGCGTCGGGGCGCAGCGCGCGCTCCAGCTCCTGCTTTCCGGCCAGGTCATCGGCGCCGCCGAGGCGCTGCGGATCGGCCTCGTGGATCGCGTGGCGCCGCCAGACAAGCTTGCCGAGACGGTCGAGGCGGAGATCGCGCGTTTCACCGCCCAGAGCGCCGCCGTGCTGCGCCTGACCAAGCGCGCCGTCCGCGAGGCGGCCGGGGCGCCGTTCGAGATCGCGCTGAGCCGGCTCGAGGATCTCTACCAGCACGAGCTGATGGCGACCGAGGACGCCCACGAGGGGCTCAAGGCCTTCGCAGAGAAGCGCAAGCCCGTCTGGGTCAACCGCTAGCCCGGATTATGCGTGAAGACAGCGCCACCCTCACCCCAACCCTCTCCCTCTCCGAGGGAGAGGGAGACCTCGGTTCCCTCGGCCCCGGAGGGGAGGAGCGGAGAGGGAGGCGTAGGGTTCCCTCGCCCCCGGAGGAGGAGAGGGCAGGGTGAGGGGGCGGCGTTTCGGTTCCCCCCGGAGCGGGAGAGGGCAAGGTGAGAGGGAGACGTTTCGGTTCCCTCGCCCCCGGAGGGGCAGAGGGCCGCAGTTCGAGCTGAGCGGCTCAGCCGCGCGGCGAGGGCTGAGTAGATGAGGGGGCGGCGTGCCGGTTCCTCGCCCCCGAAGGGGGAGAGGGTAGGGTGAGGGGGCGGCGAGAACGCGGACAGGGCGTTCATGAGTAACGTACGCTAGAGAACGAGGAGGAGAACGTCATGAAGCTTCGAGGCAAGACGGCGCTCGTCACCGGCGGCGGCCGCGGCATCGGCAGGGCCATCGCGCTGGGGCTCAGCCAGGAAGGCGCACAGGTCGCTGTGCTGGACATCCTGGCCGACAACGCCGCTGCTGTGGCGGGCGAGATCGAGGCCACGGGCGTCAAGGCGCTGGCGCTCCCGGCCGACCTGACGAAGCGCGTGCAGGTGGATCGGGCGATCGCCGATACCCTCGCCCAGTTCGGCCAGATCGACATCCTGGTCAACAACGCCGGGTGGGACCGGATGGAGATGTTCCTCGACAGCGAAGAGGAGACCTGGGACAAGATCATCGCGATCAACTTCAAGGGCATGCTCTACGTCTGCAAGGCGGCGCTGCCCTCCATGGTCGCGCGCGGCCAGGGCAAGGTCATCAGCATCGCCTCCGACGCCGGGCGGGCGGGCTCGACGGGCGAGGCGGTCTACGCGGGCACCAAGGGCGCGATCATCGCGTTTTCGAAGACCCTGGCCCGCGAGATGGCCCGCCACAAGATCACGGTCAACGTGGTCTGCCCGGGCCTGACCGAGACGCCGCTGCTCCAGAGCATCCGCGAGCAGTCGCCCAAGACCGAGAAAGTCATCGAGGCCGTTACCCGCGCCATCCCGCTCGGGCGCGTGGGCCAGCCCGAGGACATCGCCGGGGCCGTCGTCTACCTGGCCTCGCCCGCTGCCGACTTCGTCACCGGCCAGACGCTCAGCGTGAGCGGCGGCCTGACAATGGCCTAATTGGGGCCTAACCGGAACAACGACAAGGAGCCTGCCATGACCCCGCGACCCAAGGCGCTCGACATCATGTACTACGTGGCGACACCGGAGTTCATCGGTAAGTGGACCGACGCCAAGAAGGGCGAGCTGATCTGCCGGATGGAGCGCGCTATCGGCAGCCTGCCGCAGTTCGACTCGATCCCGACCATGCTCGGCAAGATGGACGAGGCGGGCGTCGAGAAGGTCTTCATCACCCAGACCAAGATGTGGTCGTACTGGAACAAGTGGATGTACATGGACACGTCCCTCGAGGAGGTGACCCAGTACACGGAGAAGTACCCGGACCGCTTCGTGGGCCTCGCCGGCTACAATCCCTTCCGCATCAAGGAGAGCCTGACCGAGATCGAGCTGGCCGTGAAGAAGTACAATTTCAAGGGCGTGTATGTCCACATCTACGGCTTCGACATCCCGCTGCACGACAAGAAGATGTACCCGCTCTACGCCAAGTGCGCGGAGCTCGACGTGCCCGTGTCCATGCAGGTCGGGCACGTGCTTGAGTCCATGCCGAGCGAGCACGGCCGCCCCATGTACCTGGACCAGATCGCCTCGGACTTCCCGACCCTCCGGATCCTGGGCGCGCACACCGGCTGGCCGTGGGTCGAGGAGCTGATCAGCGTCTGCTACAAGTGGGACAACGTCTGGTTCGGCGTGGACGCGTGGATGCCGAAGTACCTCAAGCCGGAGATCATCAACTTCATCGGCAGCCGCATGGGCCAGGACCGCGCGGTCTGGGGCACCAACGGGCTGCCGTGGAAGGAGAGCCTCGACCAGGTCGACGGCCTGGGGCTGAGAGACGAGGCGCGCCAGAAGCTTCTGCGCGACAACGCCCGGGAGCTGTTCAAGATCTGAGGAGGTCTTCTATGCCCACTGCTACGGAGGTGCTCCGCGAGGAGCACCGGGTCATCCTGCGCGCCCTCGGCGTGCTCGAGGCGGCCGCCGCTCGCCTGGCGGGTGGGCGGCCGCTGCCCGAGGGGTGGTGGCCGGAGATCATCGCGTGGCTGCGCGCCTTCGCCGACAAGAATCACCACGCCAAGGAGGAGACCTCCCTGTTCCCGGCCATGGTCAAGGCCGGCGTGCCCTCGGTCGGCGGTCCCATCGACGTCATGCTCGAGGAGCACCAGCGCGGCCGGGCCCTGGTCCGCGCCATGGAGGCGGGCGAGCCCGCCGCCCGCGCGGCGAAGGCGCGCGAGTACGTCGCGCTCCTCCGCGAGCACATCGAAAAGGAGAACGGGGTGCTCTTCCCGCTGGCCGACGCCGTCCTCGACGCCGCCGCGCAACGGGCGCTCCAGCGCGAGTTCGACGCCGTCGAGGCCGAGCAGGGCAGGGACGCCTCGATCCCGCACGCCGAGGCGGCGGTGGAGCGGCTGCAGGCGGCCCTCGCCAGCTGACGGACGCGGCGCATACTGTACCCAGGGCGGAATTGGGAGGACGAGCGATGAAACGAGACGATCGAGAGAGGGACGCAGGCTGTCCGCTGCTCATGCCGGGGGCGAGCAAGGGGCGGGCCGGTTTCCAGGTTGCCGTCTACTGCCGCCTGCCCAATGGCCGGGTGCGCGTCCCGACCCCGGACCAGCTCGGATCACTGTGCTTCGCCGGGCGGTACCGGGACTGCCCCGGCTATCGCCGCTGGGCCAGGAGCCGGCTGGTACCCGCGGCCTCGCTGCCGTGAAGGGGAGGGCAAGCTGAAGATCTATCTGATCGCGCCGAAGAACCCCGAGTCGTTCTGGACTTTCGACCGGGTCTTGCCGAGCATCGGGAAGCGCTGCGCCTTTCCCTCTCTCGCCCTGCCGACAGTGGCGGGGTTGACGCCGGCCGGCCACGAGGTCGTGCTCTGCGACGAGAACGTGGAGCCGATCGACTTCGACACCGACGCGGACCTGGTCGGCATCACCGGCTTCGCCGTGCACACGCGCCGGATCTTCGAGATCGCGGAGGCCTTCCGGCGCCGCGGCAAGCTGGTCGCGGCCGGCGGCCCGTTCGCCACGCTCTGCCCGGAGGAGCTGCGGGGCCGGGTGGACGTGCTCTTCGTCGGCGAGGCGGAGTACACGTGGCCGCAATTCGTCCGGGATTTCGAGACCGGGGTATGGCAGCCGGAGTACCGCCAGGACGAGAAACCGAGCATGCTGGACTCGCCGCTGCCGCGCTTCGATCTCTTGAAGGTCAACCGCTACCGCAGCATGGCCATCCAGTTCGCGCGCGGCTGTCCCTACAACTGCGAGTTCTGCGACATCATCGTGATGTACGGCCGCCGGCCGCGGACCAAATCCGTCGCCCAGGTGCTGGCCGAGGTGGAGGCGATCTTTGCCCTCGGCGCGAAAAATATCTTCGTCGTGGACGACAACTTCATCGGCAACAAGAAGGAGGCTAAGGCTCTCCTGACAGCGCTCGGTGACTGGCAGCGGGCGCGCGGCTATCCCATCGAGTTCATGACCGAGGTGAGCCTCAACGTCGCGCAGGACCCCGAGCTCTTGGCCCTCATGAAGCGGGCCCGCTTCACCACGCTCTTCGTGGGCATCGAATCCCCCCGCATGGCGAGCCTGCAGGAGTCGAACAAGGCGCAGAACGCGCGGGAGGACATGGTCACCGCCGTCCA is a genomic window of Candidatus Rokuibacteriota bacterium containing:
- a CDS encoding phenylacetate--CoA ligase; its protein translation is MTDLAVIERMPRAEREARQVHRLKALITRLSERVPLYRERLSEAGVQPGDIRSLADLARLPFTVKDDFRQTYPYGLLAVPMEEVIRVHASSGTTGKPTVVAYTRQDVDTWSEVMARTLMAGGVGPSDVVHNAYGYGLFTGGLGFHYGAERVGAAVVPMSGGFTDRQLMALRDLGATVLCCTPSYALHLAEAIEEAGLKPKDLKLRVGFFGAEPWTEAMRNALETRLNIMALNIYGLSEVIGPGVSVECPERDGMHVAEDHFLPEIVDPATLTPVPEGTVGELVFTTLTKEALPVLRYRTRDLTSMTTEPCRCGRTLARIGRIMGRTDDMLIIRGVNVYPSQVEHALLQVADVEPHYLLVVRRDSALDTMEVRVEARAAVAEAGADAMRALEAVVRRKIFETIGITAAVSVVPPKTIERSAGKAQRVLDLRK
- a CDS encoding enoyl-CoA hydratase-related protein, yielding MSASGLIGRAWDGTVARLTLARPPLNIMTIPMMEELNDALDAVAERPGLKCVLLEAQGKAFSAGVDVEDHMGDRIKPMLEAFHGIFRRLHALDCVTVAAVQGAALGGGAELATFCDLVVASESATLGQPEIKVGVFPPIAALHYPVRVGAQRALQLLLSGQVIGAAEALRIGLVDRVAPPDKLAETVEAEIARFTAQSAAVLRLTKRAVREAAGAPFEIALSRLEDLYQHELMATEDAHEGLKAFAEKRKPVWVNR
- a CDS encoding glucose 1-dehydrogenase; this encodes MKLRGKTALVTGGGRGIGRAIALGLSQEGAQVAVLDILADNAAAVAGEIEATGVKALALPADLTKRVQVDRAIADTLAQFGQIDILVNNAGWDRMEMFLDSEEETWDKIIAINFKGMLYVCKAALPSMVARGQGKVISIASDAGRAGSTGEAVYAGTKGAIIAFSKTLAREMARHKITVNVVCPGLTETPLLQSIREQSPKTEKVIEAVTRAIPLGRVGQPEDIAGAVVYLASPAADFVTGQTLSVSGGLTMA
- a CDS encoding amidohydrolase family protein, translating into MTPRPKALDIMYYVATPEFIGKWTDAKKGELICRMERAIGSLPQFDSIPTMLGKMDEAGVEKVFITQTKMWSYWNKWMYMDTSLEEVTQYTEKYPDRFVGLAGYNPFRIKESLTEIELAVKKYNFKGVYVHIYGFDIPLHDKKMYPLYAKCAELDVPVSMQVGHVLESMPSEHGRPMYLDQIASDFPTLRILGAHTGWPWVEELISVCYKWDNVWFGVDAWMPKYLKPEIINFIGSRMGQDRAVWGTNGLPWKESLDQVDGLGLRDEARQKLLRDNARELFKI
- a CDS encoding hemerythrin domain-containing protein, whose protein sequence is MPTATEVLREEHRVILRALGVLEAAAARLAGGRPLPEGWWPEIIAWLRAFADKNHHAKEETSLFPAMVKAGVPSVGGPIDVMLEEHQRGRALVRAMEAGEPAARAAKAREYVALLREHIEKENGVLFPLADAVLDAAAQRALQREFDAVEAEQGRDASIPHAEAAVERLQAALAS
- a CDS encoding DUF4070 domain-containing protein codes for the protein MPSIGKRCAFPSLALPTVAGLTPAGHEVVLCDENVEPIDFDTDADLVGITGFAVHTRRIFEIAEAFRRRGKLVAAGGPFATLCPEELRGRVDVLFVGEAEYTWPQFVRDFETGVWQPEYRQDEKPSMLDSPLPRFDLLKVNRYRSMAIQFARGCPYNCEFCDIIVMYGRRPRTKSVAQVLAEVEAIFALGAKNIFVVDDNFIGNKKEAKALLTALGDWQRARGYPIEFMTEVSLNVAQDPELLALMKRARFTTLFVGIESPRMASLQESNKAQNAREDMVTAVHRIQAAGIEVMAGMIVGFDSDDPAIFEEQFRFIQQARIPISMTGMLNAMPKTPLHARLKKAGRLIAESVGDQFVFTNIVPGGMSRLELYEGYRRLLRRLYAYRNYRRRSMALILNRGALLSSRARARREDLGLLLRIGWTCVLRTSPRRAWLTLSMFLETACRRPRAVRQALTLALMHKHFYGYVRETSRRLDALIRELRESEPAIGAATGRAGR